A genomic stretch from Neomonachus schauinslandi chromosome 14, ASM220157v2, whole genome shotgun sequence includes:
- the LOC110577151 gene encoding single-stranded DNA-binding protein, mitochondrial, with protein sequence MFRRPVLQVFHQFVRRESEIASSLVLERSLNRVQLLGRVGQDPVMRQVEGKNPVTIFSLATNEMWRSGESEAYQMGDVSQKTTWHRISVFRPGLRDVAYQYVKKGSRIYVEGKVDYGEYTDKNNVRRQATTIIADNIIFLSDQTKEKA encoded by the coding sequence ATGTTTCGAAGACCTGTATTACAGGTATTTCACCAGTTTGTAAGACGTGAGTCTGAAATAGCTAGCAGCTTGGTTCTTGAAAGATCTCTGAACCGTGTGCAGCTGCTTGGGCGAGTGGGTCAGGACCCTGTCATGAGACAGGTGGAAGGGAAAAACCCAGTCACGATATTTTCTCTAGCGACGAATGAGATGTGGCGGTCCGGGGAGAGTGAAGCCTACCAGATGGGTGATGTCAGTCAAAAGACAACATGGCACAGAATATCAGTATTCCGCCCAGGCCTCAGAGATGTGGCATATCAGTATGTGAAAAAGGGGTCCCGAATTTATGTAGAAGGGAAAGTAGACTATGGTGAATACACAGATAAAAATAACGTGAGGCGGCAAGCAACAACAATCATAGCTGATAACATTATATTTCTGAGTGACCAGACCAAAGAGAAGGCGTAG